Within the Macaca nemestrina isolate mMacNem1 chromosome 5, mMacNem.hap1, whole genome shotgun sequence genome, the region AAGCAGGGAGTTTGGTCAGAGGGATAGAATAGGTGGTTTtgttattattagtttttattggTTTGTTGGTTTCTTAGTAagtacagaaaaggaaaggaaaccttGAGTCATTTTGAAAAATCTTGCAAAACAGTAGGTATTTTTCTACATGAAACtcatccccaccccccaacacactGTATTATGGGAGATTTACTCTCTTCCCctttaacaaaatgttttctcACCGACTACAGCCTTGTGGCAGCATAGACAATAAGCTATTCCTAATACCAATTTGCTGAAAAGGGAAGTGCTATATTATTATATGTCTAAAAATCTGGAGTCATAAACAAAAATGATGTCTTCTTGCAACTCTATCTTATCCCTCTTTAGAGGTATGTTTCAATGCCCTGTCCTTTCCATTGCAGAGTAGTGGTCTACTAGGCTAGGCCTCCACAATCCACCCCTCACCCCTCTAATCACCTCTCCTCCTCTTCGCCTCCTTGCACACTGCATTCCTGCTATTCCTTGAGCACCCCAGGCACAGTGGGTGCTGAAGAGTCCCCCACTTCAGCCTACCTTGGGGCCTCTGTACCAGCTGATCTCTCTGCTCAAAATACTGACCCTGGTGGCTGGATGCCTCACCCCAGAAAGGATTTGTCCTCCCTACCCTACTGTACCCACCCTATTCCCAATCCCCTTAACCCTTCTCCACTTTTATACTTTGCTTTTTTCCCATAGCACTTATTATCTTATAACACCATGTATACCTTATTTATTATGGTGAttgcttgttttctgtttattaggATGTAAGCCCTGTGAGATCAGGGATCTGTTTTGATGCACACCAAGTGCGTAGGACAGTGTTTGATATGGGGGAgccactcagtaaatgttttttgaatgaaaAATTGCATGATCAAATTCAGGAGGAAGAGCTGCTGTTATGGAACACAGGACTACTTCTGTGGACTAGGTAGTTTATAAGCCTGAAGTCGAGAGTTTGCCTTCAGGTAGACTCTAAGCTGATAGAGATAAGATTCTATACATTTTTACCTGCAGAACTGATGGTGCTAGGCTTAAGATACTGGTCTTGTGTATGCTCAGAAAGGCTTTGGCCATAAAATTCTGGACTTAATTATAAGCAATGTATAACTTTAAAATCATATAAATTCTTAGAttgaaaaataacattgaaaGGTAGTGATTcctaaaataagaataacaaaacattttcttggTTATATTGCAGCAAAGAAGACAGTGGAATCCAAAGAAACAGTTATGATGGGGGACTCTGTGGTGAAAATAAATGGgatttatttaacaaaatcaaATGCTATTTGCCACTTAAAGAGTCACCCACTTCAGCTAACTTATGATGGAGGCTTCAGTGAAATAAAGGAGCAAGAAATGTTCAAAGGAACAACATCCTTACCGTCTCATCTCAAGAGTGGAGGGTcagtattctttttatttaattttctggtCAGGATAATGATGTCATTTACCAGTTTCATCTGTATCTTATATAGATGATtggtttgctttttctcttttatataagCAAATTTTATGTTAAGGGTACATGAATAGGAGAGACTACTTCTCATGGCCAAATCGAGTTGATTTTATATCATTCCTCATGTAATGCTCAAGAAAACCTTTATTCATGACTGTCACAGTGCTGCTTCTGTAGGACTATCAGAATAAGATTTAGTTGGACTATTCTAGCCATCCCTTGAGTGATAATCATTCCATTTGTGTGTTATTTGGGATTCTTGCATGGCCTGGAATCTCCTATTGTCTCCCTTTGGGTTAGTTCACTGTCCTTAACTCCGCAAGAGTGGACACTTACTTTATTCTTCAGTAGATCttggattaaatatttattttgcaaactAATGGCTAAAACAGAAGAGTCCTATAGATTTCAGTTATCTCTGAGATCCCTCCATTAGTCCCTCATAAATGAATGATTGGGAATTACTTTATTTCATACCATGTTCCTAGATAGGGTTTCCTTGAGAATCAATATTCCTACCATATTAAGGATCTGTGGAGAAATGCTTGCTGTTTGGACTGTGAATTCTTACCCTGGTGTTTTACTGAAGAAACCTTGAATAATTGGTGCCTGGAATGGGGGAAAGAGTGGAGAGAACAGGCTCTGTTTTCCAGTCCCAGCCAGTAATGATGCTAAGAGAGGCAGAACGTCTTGAACTGGACAGGTCACTCagtttaagatatttttttctaggACTTTCCATTGGGTCATCATGGATAACTGCCCAGTTCAGATTTGCTTAACAAGATTAAATTCCATGAGCCATTTTAAGATCAAGTATTTCTTACCCTCACGTTAGATTTCGAGTCTGATTTTGGCTTGGACACATGTAGCATGCTCAAAACTTTTCCCCCAAGTGGCTGCTTGGCAGCTTGTTTAGCTGAACCGACCTTGTCTGCTGACACAGCCTGAAGAGTGTCACACACACGGAATTTATATTAAGCAACCTAGTAGTCCTTGTAATGTCGTTTTGCAttcagaacatttttttaaattaaaggaaaaatgaaatgtctCCTTAAGTGGAAGAGAACGACTTCAAATTGGGACTTTGGGAGTTGAGTAGAAAACATCAAACTGGCCATTGCAGACAAATCGTTTCCAGTTGGTGAATAAGAATAGGCTGTGGACCTCGGAGCTTAAACATAAAAGGCAGCAGGAAAACTTGTGTTTCTTTCAGTATTTaagtaaaaaggaaacatttatctTGCTGCATCCATCCTTACAGTAATGAAAGTTGACTAGAAAAACCAGACAAGAgctatttaatttgtttatttgcaAACCTTCAGATGTGGCAGAATAATCTGGAAAGCCAGAGTTCATTATGTCTTCCTCATTCTGGAACTTCAGGGGCATTTTCAGTTACATGTTTTATCCCACAAACAGCAAAAGACAAATCAGTTAGCACTTCTTCCTCACTGTCCAAAATTATGAGGTGTTGGCAACAGCGctaattgttttctttgtgttttgttaggACAGCTTTTGTATCATATAAGGATTGTGTCTAAGTTGGGTTTGCAATGTACCCTGGCAAGGTTAATTTTCAGTAACatttttgctttatgaatctttaCCTCCTTTAATCATTGGGTGGAATTTTGTTGGAGTggtgccaaaaaagaaaaaagtttatatagTAGGAttaaaacaaaccagaaaatgGAAACTCTTAGCAATTCTTTCATAAATGACATTAGTGAATCAGTCTGGGACACTTGATAATTGTTTCTTGTAAACTAATTTAAGTGACTAATTCCAAGAAACAATCTTTGCTATGCAATGGACTATTCCCAGTTTTGATGCTAGAGCCCTACCCtcaattaacattttttcatctttagaCCATAAAGTGAAAATGAAGACTCTTGTCAGTGAGCTGGGCTGGCAGGAGCAGGGAGGGTTGAGGAGTGTGTAAGTAGACCGTGGAAAGGGGACAGAGTGGGTGAGGACACACTCCTAGTGTGGGGACCTTGCAGGCTTGTCCAGTGTGAGAGTGGCCACCTGGGTGGTGTGTGTTTGTCTGGCTGGGAGAGGAAGGAGCATTTTATTTCCATGAAACTGCAGTAATTGTATACTCTCATTTAAAATATGGATAATTCAGATATGGGATGGACTGGAGTTCAACTTTATGCTGGTTATGGTGGAAAAAGGATTTGCTAAGCAAAGTATCATTGTAAACAATATTTTAGAGGACTATTTAACTTTACAAAAGAGAACACACTCTCAAGCACGTATGGAATGCCATCCTCAAACCTCGTGCCAGTTATAATAGTCTCCATATGCCCATTTAGGGATTCATTTAAGGTCTGGCAGACTTGCTCCTCAGCAATACTTCACCATCACTTGCTTTGTATTACTATATGGATTAAAAGTAATGCAGCCGCCATTAACAAAATGTGTGTAtgctccatccattcatccacccatccacccatccacccaccgaCATATTCACCCAcacacccattcatccacccatccacctatctATCCACCCATTCACTCATCTACTCATCCACTCATCtgcccacccatccacccatccatctgtctacctacccacccatccatcattcatccatctatccatccatccatccatccatccatccatccatccatccatccactcatctataTATTTACCCATCTATCcaacccattcacccatccatccacctatccacccatccatctatctacccattcacccatccatatATCTccacatccatccacccattcacccatccatccacctatccacccatccatccacctatccacccatccattcatccatccatccattcatacaTCCATATAcccatctacccattcatccacccattcacctaTCCATGCACCCATTCACCCATCAccctatccatccacccatttatccattcacccatctattcattcacctatccacctacccatctacccatccatccatccatccatccatccatccatccatccatccatggaATCTCTTTCAAAGCAGATGAATCTCTTTACctgctttaaaaatcttttaaggCTTTCTGTGTAAATGTTCAAACTGTCATGTTTTGGAAATGTGATCTTTAGGAGGAAAGCCCAAGAGCAGCCAACTGTTGTGGAGAGTCAGGGACTCTTCCTGAGGAGCCAGAATCTCTGGACTTAGGTTTGATTCTCTTTCAGCCACTTGATTTAGCTGTATGTGGCAAGTCTGTTAACACTTTCAGGGGCTCAGTTTTCTAatgtataaaatggaaataactctGCTCTTTTACGGCTGTCTCCTTCTAGCCCTCACTGTAGGTTGTGGAATGATGACTAAGGCTTGAAAGCCTTACTAATAAACTATCAAGTGCTCTTAGTATTGttggaataaaaaataagaaaagagggcTTCTGGTTAAAGGCACAAAGGCATTCTCTAGTAATTCAATGAAAGCAGCaaagaatgaaaaacagagaagtaaatttcatcaatgaaacaaaaaaatggctACGACCCTGAACTACACAACATGAAGCAAACTTTACACTGCAGTATGAGCTTGATGTTTGTTGGTCTGCCTGACAAACAGGCCTTCTTGCATTGTGTAATAAATCCTGCTCAATCCATATTTGGAGAAAGGCTAGCCCTATCTTCCCTGTGTCCCTCCCAGGGATGGTTATGTGGCCCAGGGCTGGCTAATGAGAGTTCCAACCCCAGCTACAGCAGTTGATTCAGGGATGGGCACATGATCCAAGCCAGGCTGGTTGCATTCCTCAATGGGACTTTCACCAAGGCCTTTGGGGAAAGTGCTCTTTCTCCAGGTTCACAAACTATAAAGATGATGTGGTCTTGGAGCTGACAGTGGCCTTTCCACAGCCTTATGGAGAGAGGTTCTGAGAGGGAAGTggtatataaacaaaaaaaaaaaacaaaaaatgaatataatgatCAAGTTCAAGGATGATATATAAACCTCTAGATCCAGCTGTGCCTGAAGTCACCACATCAACATTGTAGAATACTATTTTGTGAGCCAATATGttcctttttccctctccttccttcttttctttttcttttcttctctctccttccttcctaccttccttccttccttttttttttttttttttttttttttacggagtctagctctgttgccaggatggcgtgcagtggcacgatcttggctcactgcaacctccacctccctggttcaagcgattctcctgcctcagcctgccgagtagatgggattacaggcatgcaccaccacgccaagctaatttttgtatttttagtacagatggggtttcaccatgttggccaggatggtcttgatctcctgaccttgtgatctgcccacctcagcctcccaaagtgctgcgattacaggcatgagccaccgtggctggctggctttcttgctttcttgcttgctttctttctctttctttcttttctttctttctttctttctttctttctttctttctttctttctttctttcttgcttgcttgcttgcttgcttgcttgcttgcttgctttctttctctctctctctctttctctctttctctctttctctctttctctctctctttctctctctcgctctctcttctttctctttctttttctttcttctttcttttcttctctctctcgtctcccctccttccttccttccttccttccttccttccttccttccttccttccttccgggAGAGTTTGTGATACTTTAGATTAGGTTTTGTCACTTGGACCATTGCATTCATAAGAATCTAGTTAGCCTTCCAGACCCTAAGAAATCTAGATGATAACAAGGGGTAATTTGAAAGTAGACACATACCTTCTCAGACCTTGAGCAAGAAACAGATTTTACTAAAAGTGAGTCTCTTAATTTAGAAAGGTGTACTCAATATTTAATTAAAGAGATGAGATCTAACGATGTGGGCAGGCTGTGGGAGCAGGGAGTATGCACTGTGTAAGGACTCCATTCAAGATCCAGATCATGAAGTGAGGGGGAGGATGGAGCTGAGGATGACAGACACTCCTGGTTACATGTGAGCCagctagtttgtgtgtgtgtgtgtgtgtttggggggagGGGCTTGATACATTAGAATTTAAGGAACCCAGCATGTGAAAGGGCTTTTCTGTGCATCACAGCAACCTGCTCCACACGAACCAAGGGAACATACACTCCCAGGTCAGCAAAGGTAATGGATTTGGTGATTGCAAGTTTAAGAAAACGAACTACAGTTTAAGCTACAGAATACCGTCGTTCGCGCTTTCTATGGATCTTATTCAGtgtcaataaataaatggctCTGTTTAAAGGTAAATACTATTAAGACAGGAATCAGCGTGGGATTCCAACTTAGATGTATAAGGAACATAGCAAAAGACAAATGAAGAAGCAGATCACAGATGGTATTAccctccaaaaacaaacaattttCCACAGTCTCAGAGAAATTATAGAGAACGTGatcattctctttaaaaaaaaaaaaaaaggtccaggtgcggtggctcacacctgtaatcccaacactttgggaggccgaggggggtggatcatgaggtcaggaaatcgagaccatcctggctaatacagtgaaaccccgtctctaccaaaaatacaaaaaaattagccaggcatagtgacgggcgcctgtagtcccagctccttgggaggttgaggcaggagaatggtgtgaaccctggaggcaaagcttgcagtgagccgagatcacgccactgcactccagcctgggtgacagagtgagacgccatctcaaaaaaaaaaaaaaaaagaaaacactgttcTTTGGGTTATAAGAATTTAAATTATAGATTATGAGCCCACATAAGGAGATGAAAAATAAGCTTACAGTAcgcaaaaaagaaatgaaagaaaaatgtatcaaGAGGAAAGCCACATTaggaataaaaattagaataaaacagCTGAAAATACAATAGGACATGGTGGACAGGCTAGAAGAAAttatacaaaaagaaatgaataataataaagctaTGAAAATGATTGTTGAGATAgagacagaagaatgaaacttgttTTCCTGAAGAAGATAATTCTCTTCCTTCACTTCCTCTGCTAACACTATCTTACTGTGAATTGTCAGACacttttctaagtgctttacatatattaagtcatttaatattcacaacaacTCATGAAGAATGGAAGAGATcagagcagaaagaagaaaaatattaagacataatagaagaaaactttctaGAACAAATACTTAAATCTGAAGCTCAAATGGACACATGGTATTCTAAGAAAATTTGATATGGAATAATCCACACTAAGACATTTCCACCAGTGCTCAGCACTAGAACACTACCCAGTACATAGTACACACTCAGTGAATAATTGTTGATTGGGCGGGCAAATGAAGAAAGTTTCCTATGGCCATCCTGGCTGAACAAACGAGTCACATAAAAGGAGAAGGCAGCAGGCTGGCCCCTGGTTTTCTTAAAGAATCACTCAGGGCCAGAAGGCAGTAATGTCTATGAAGTCCTGAGTATAATAAGGGGTAACTGAAGAATTGTATTGCCAGTCAAATTGTACAGAGGCAACAGATAGACACTTTCAATATGAATGAACTGAGGGAATATACTACTCATGCACTTTCCAGAAAACTTGTAGACAACAAAATGATGAGTCAAAATTCAAAACCTAGAAATGAAGAAGCTATGGTAAAAGCATTCATGGTGAGTACAGTAATGATTTTGTTTTCGTATTGGATTAAAACTAAACAACTCTGGTTATGGAAAAGAAACCTTGACTATGTGGTAGTAATATAAATGACCAAAACCAGTACTTGGGAGGAAGTGTGAGTACTGATTTCTTTATATTCATAATGGGGAATAGATTTGTCAGTAGCTAAAGTCTGAAATTGAAATAtatacttgaaaaaataatgatttcagcatcctaatgtttttcattacttttttcttaACTTTAGAGAGATCTTTTAGAAACTATTATTTCTTTGTGAAGACCCATTCATCTGAAGTTCTACAGTTCCTTCAGTTTCACCtcaatttctgtttctctgttaagTTCAAGCAAAATTTATACTTAATGCTTTTTCACTACAATATAATGTATGGTATGATACtgtttatatgtatacatttacctgccctccctcctgcccttctGTTCTTTCATTCTTCTATCTTTTCCTTTGAACATATGCAGAAATATGTCTGGAATGATGTTGACCACAtattatgatgtttatttctgGGTGGTGGgatcctggataattttttaaaaatcttctttgtACTTTATTATATTGCCtggcctttaaaaataataaatatatcatttttttcaaaaacaatgtAGTCATTATTCTTTTAAGAAATTAAGAGCAATGTGGCTGAGAAACTTTCCATTTGGAAAAGACAAGACATTGGCCTGATTTTGTAGAGGCCCTTCTTGTTTCTGTCCAATAAGCATTTCCTGGTAAGCAATGCCCTGTGCTAAGGGTTTGGAAGATAGAGGAGTTGACCCTGTCCCTGAGGAGCTTACCAGCATGTCAGGCCTTGCTTCTCAAGTATgttccctggaccagcagcatcagcatcctCTGGGagcctgttagaaatgcagaacctCGGTCCCCAGACTTACCaaattagaatctgcatttttataagATCTCCAAGTGCTTTGAATGCACACACGAGGTCTCGAAGCACTGTTCAAAGATGAACTCGAATGCTGGAGGAATGAAAGGGGAACTGAAAGAAGGTATCCTGAGAGTTTAGAGGTCAGAGCAGCTAATTCTGACTTGAGGATCAAGGGAAAATTCCTAGAGTAGTTGGGATTTGGGGGTACATTTTGAAGGTTGATTTTCATGAGGGATGGAGCACTGTGTTCTTGGCTAAAGGAGGAGCATAAGCCAGAGGTGGGATTTGACGTGGCAGTGGCAGGAGGCATCCTGAGGCTGCAAGCCATAGTGCTGAGCAGCGTGTCTGGAAGGGAAGTTAAGGACACACGACAGATGGCCTTCAATGCCACTCCCAGGCATGTGGGTCCATTGTTTAAATAAAGGTGCACCACTGAGAGGTGACTTTCGCTGTCAGTTATGTGAAGGACGAATGGGGAGAGGAGAGCCTGGGACAAAGGAAGCCATTGGGAAGCGGTTGCAGCAGTTCTAGCGTAAGGTGAGGGGAGCATGGCACCAGGGCATTCAGAATGGAAAGAAGAGATGGAACCCTGCATTGCACTGGTTATCACAGTAGCATGCTGCAGAAGAGGCCAGTCACAGCCACTGCTCCCTGTACTGAACGAAGTCCTCCCAGATGCAGCACTGACAAGTTACAAGGGCTTTTCACATGCAGTGCCTTGAAACTGTGGGGCTTTGAATGTTAAGGGGAGTATGAAACCATGAGCCTTTACTCTTAAGCTAAGGAAATTTAAGGTTAACTAAGTTAAGCTAACGTGGATAGCGACAAAGCAATATATCTAatcgtgtatatatatatagaacttTAGTAATAACCAGTTAGTGATTATTGAAAAAGGTGccaaggttgtgtgtgtgtgtgtgtgtgtgtgtgtattttagtcTTGTGCCCAAGCCAACACTATTAAGTACCTTGGAGGactttcttaaaattttgatCTTACAGACATCCCTTTAAAACCATGTCCTTTAATTTCAAGTGTTTCTGTATAGCTGTTTAAGTAGAGTGTTTAAGTTTAGTAATTAAGAAAAAGTGATAATCTGactggatgcagtgactcacacctgtgatctcagcactttgggaggctgaggttaggaattcaagaccagcctgtccaacatggtgaaaccccatttctaccaaaaatgcaaaaaaattagctgggtgtagtcccagctacttgggaggctgaggcaggagaattgcttgaacccaggaggcagaggttgcagtaagctgagatcgcacccctgcactccagcctgggtgacagagtgagactccatcacacacaaaaaaagaaaagaaaaagtgataatCTGTCTGGAAACTGTATATCTGGTGCTTTAGGCTCTGAAACATGCTGAGGGGACCCTCCCTCCGTTGTCCACCCCTCCGTTGGTATTACCAAATTGCAGTCGAAGTATTGAAGAGACTATAAAGCAGGATCAGCAAACTAAGGCCCATGAGCTAAATCCAGCCCAttacctgtttttataaatacaaCTGTATTGGAACACAACCACACTCATCATTTACCTATTGTCCATGGCCATCTTCCAGCAAGAGTTGAGTACTTATGACAGAAACTCTGTGGccacaaagcctaaaacatttactaCCTTGAACCTACACAACTTGAATCTAGTTTGAAAAATGAAGTGTCTTTTTCTTATGGCA harbors:
- the LOC139363279 gene encoding LOW QUALITY PROTEIN: retrotransposon-derived protein PEG10 (The sequence of the model RefSeq protein was modified relative to this genomic sequence to represent the inferred CDS: inserted 3 bases in 2 codons; deleted 1 base in 1 codon), which codes for NCSNCILSFKIWIIQIWDGLEFNFMLVMVEKGFAKQSIIVNNILEDYLTLQKRTHSQARMEXPSSNLVPVIIVSICPFRDSFKVWQTCSSAILHHHLLCITIWIKSNAAAINKMCVCSIHSSTHPPIHXHRHIHPHTHSSTHPPIYPPIHSSTHPLICPPIHPSICLPTHPSIIHPSIHPSIHPSIHPSIHPLIYIFTHLSTHSPIHPPIHPSIYLPIHPSIYLHIHPPIHPSIHLSTHPSTYPPIHSSIHPFIHPYTHLPIHPPIHLSMHPFTHHPIHPPIYPFTHLFIHLSTYPSTHPSIHPSIHPSIHPWNLFQSR